CGTTGCTGTGACGTTCTGATAACTGTCCGTGCACCAGTTTAAGCTGGAGTTTATCTTTGTTTAATGTGGACTAAAAACGGCTATTAAACACCTATACCACATAAAAGAAGTCACATGATTCATAATCGTCATTGATTGACTCAGTCACTCTAAGATTTTTCACTAGAGACATCCTCAACTTTTTATGCAATAATTCAAAGATCAGTTGGTGTAAAAATTTGCCTTCTACTATTTATTGCAaactttcgatttttttacgCACTATCCATAATGGTGCCTCGATAATGGTGAGAGACgttcaaaatttattacaaaatttattattcgtttttacTGCAACAGGAACAGGGATCAATCCTCGAAATGCGACACTATTCATCTACACTGACGGTGGCGCCCTCTTTCGTCATTCGTTCCGAACTCCGTTCCTTTTTAATGGGCAGGTTGTCATCGTGGAAGTGCAGCAGCAGAGCGGCGTGGCGTATTAATAACGAAGTTAGCAAAGACATCGTTTACAGGTTGCTTTGTAATCGAACGTCGGCATCGTTGTCGTTCAACTTTAGCTGATCCAAAAACTTTGTTAAGAGATTCAAATTACATCGAGTTAGGGTCGTCGCTAGAGACCGGCACTGATAGTTCGCGGTTGCGATAAGCCTGAAAGATTGTTGGTGCAGTTTCGTGAGAATTCGCAATGTCATTTTGATTAAAGCAGAATCCTTAAGCTTCTTCCATTTGCTCGACCCTTACAGACTTTATGCCGAGTAACTAGAAGCAATTAGAGTACTTTTTTTCATGCTAGCAAGTATATACTTTGCTCCTATTTGGCTATCAGCTGGCAAAGCTTAAGACAGCTTGCTCAGCTTATTTGTAAACAGCTACAATAGCTACTTAATCAAAAAACATTAAGTAAATAAGTAGATattgtaaaacaaagaaagcgaatgaaaaaaaaacaatgctgtCAACGTTGCTTTTCTCTGCAGGTGACATCCTAGACACACCAGCTCATGATAATCTGTACAAAATATTGCGATTAATAACACGCGATGCAGTATCCGTAGAACTGGTCTATCAATATTCAGCTACAATTTAATCCATctataaataaattcacacTGCACGAACTAGTGTCAGAAACGCTGTATTACGTTCACTGCAATAAACTTTTACGACGGCTTAGCGTCAACTTTTGCACACACCGAAACATGATCACCCGGACTGCAGGGGTAGATGTAGTTTCGCCAATCCTCATAAGtcaagtttgttttattaatcgCTGCTAACCTACCGGGTAGATCTGCTTGATGACCTGACCGCCGCGCCCTGGCTTGCTGCTCTTTTCCATCTTTATGATTGTGATCATGATCAAATAATAAACCTGTTTCGGATTCTTCATTTAGTTCCATCCAGTTTCTCTTACCGGCTGATAGCCGGGTAGGCTTTTTACCACAGGAATGATATTTAGATTGAGTCAGTCCATTAATAATGCTACCGTTCGGATGCCCGGGAGAGGAAGTGCTGTGAAGCGCTGTCGAGGTGGTGGTGAGATAAATGAGATTcaatttccaattttctaCTAATGAGTGTTGCATCGCTTGGGGTTCGCTTTGGTAACATGGCATTAAGCGGGCGACCACCGACGAACTGTTTGGACTGCTGTGGATGTTAATAATATGTTATTAGAAGAGTAGAGTTTATTTTCGTAAATGTAAAGCAATGTCAAACAGAAGAACTTTGTTCGTTTGTCGATGCTATTTTACCACTTCCGTCCTTCTTAGGCTCATCTTGTATTCAACTAcgatgaaacaatttaaatgccAAATCGTTGTGTTTTAAAACGTTctgttttaaaagcaaaagaagTTAATTTCagtaaataaagaagaagaaatgcAATTCTGCGCCAGACAGTGAAAGAACCACCACGGGAAaagagtttatttttcacccgatcattcattttttatttgttcgtttAGGTTATGTTTGACAATTCGATTGATTGACATACCGATACtggcacacatacatacagcaTTATTGTCCGGATTTCGTTCAGAGATCtcgtttcggtttcgtttgctcccaatatttttttgtggttttcagTTTCCATTCTATGCTGATATTCTTCAACACATTCTGTGACGTTGTTTCCGAATGTCTCTTCGGATTAGTTACGTTCCGTCTGCAACTTCTGCTTGGGTGAAACttgagcatcatgaacagcaTCAACCAACGTTTCGCCGCTCAGCACTGCCTTCAGCGATACCCGATCATCCACGGGCGCTGCTTTCGGGACGTTCGTTGCCTTcgtttccaccaccaccgattCTTGGGGACTTTCGCCGAAACCAGCCCGGGCAGCCTTCTTGGCCGCACTTTCCGCCACCAGCTGAACGGGGTAGTCAAAGCTGTAGAAGAACCCTTTCGGATCAGCCGATACCGGTTCATCCTCGCTACCAGCTGTCTGTTCGTCCTGCTGTTCGTTGTTGCGTTTCTTCACACTACGTGCGAGTGCTTCCACGACGACACCTTCATCTTGGAGCGCATCCGAGACCACAATAGGCGAAATGTGGTCCGTGTAGGGTAGGCTCGGATAGCGAATGAGGCTCTGGTGTTGGTTAGAAACGGCCGCCAAAATTTCGTCCTGTTCCGGGTCCTCCTCTACCGTGTTCGCTTGTACCGCTCGGTAAGGTTCGTCGGCACCACCGGACGTAACGTCGGGGTTGGCACGGGCCATGTTGGCAGCTTCCTCCCATGCCTTCATGTGGGCGAGACGTGCCTCACGCACTTCTGGCGTCTCGGTTACCGGCTGCAGACGTATTTCGGGACGGTTGTCGATCTGGTGAAAACCGAGACCATCGGACCAGTACTGCACGATCACGTCCTCGCCGAGTGGGTTCACGTACTGGTACGAGCCACGGACTTCGCCGTTTGCGTTGCGAGCTTCCAAGCGGGCCTGATTGTGGTCACTGTAGCCAAACATAGCTCTACCGAGCCCATCCTAGTGTGAAGAAGTTTGTGGAGCAGATGGAATATTATGATGCGTTTGCAGAACCAACATTTATCGATGGGCTTTGTTCCATCTACTTTTTATAAATTGAGAATTTCTTTAGTGACTATTCTAATTAATAAAGACTCAAGAGAACACTCCTCCAAATTGACGCGATTCATCCGGTGGGATCTTATTGACATTGTTTGTTATAAGGTTCTTTAACTAGCCAAAGCCATAAATGCCGTTATATAATCAAAATTCGCATGGAATATTCGATTGGACTTAAAATTGGTAATTTTCAATACTTTGACGAACAATTTTCAATACTTATCGTCTTTTAAGGTACTTCAACTTGAGGCGAATACTACTTATGGTGTGTTGAATAAAACTGAAGTTGTCagaaattgaatatttatattttaaacaaacggtttttttgttaaaatatttaagttTTTATAGAATGCAGTGTTTGATTTATAGGGGCAACTCAAGTGCGGGGTCGAATATTATTATCTTAAGTTTGCAAATAGtacaaataaaaactactTCCAGTATTGATTTGGTAATTTGCTTTCTTATTGTAGCCTCAGTCATAAAAACGGATTTTATCACCCCGAAATAAAGCCATAAAACCGACCATCGCGCCTACCAAGGATTTACTGAGCGATGCGTCCTTGTGGCATTAAGCCAAACGAAtactattttgcaaatatgACTTCAAACGGGTCTACCAGACCCGAACGAAGGTCTGCCTGAAAATCCTCTCGGACAGGCTATAAATCTCGCTCGTCCAATTGTTGGCTTGTCTTGTGCATAATTCGTAAGTAAATGAATGCAATTGTTAGTGCAATGACGATCGCTCATGTGTGCTTACTAGAGATTGCGTGCACCGCATTCCTACCTGcccatggaactgtttcgccTCGTACTCCTCCTCCACGTAGTCCTCCGGATTGTCGATAAGCCGACCGTTGTAATAGAAGGTGGCGAGGGCCGGATCCTGCACATTGCGCGTGTAACCCAGCGGATGTTCGCCCAGCTTTGCCGCGTACCGTAAGTCCAGGCTTTGCTGGGTGATGTACTTTTGGGCCTCTTCCGGGCTGATGTTGACGAGCTGGATGCGTCGAGCAAGCAGCAACGGTGTTACCAGCTGTATGTGGGaaatcagagagagagaagcaaaaacacaatGGCATCACATTAGCATCAACCAGACAGATTTGTAATTCAATTACTCCGAGCGGGTCCGAAACAATGCACCGATTAGCATGAAATGGAAACGACAACCGCCGGAGAAGAAAGTGATAAAGCGACAGTTTTTCTTTGACAGAATCGTAAAATAACACCGGTGACGGAAGTAGGAAATTTCAAACATAAATGTCATCCTTTCAATCCGACGCCGCTGGTTCAGTCGTTCCCGTTTCCCGTGCAGTACGAGCAGCTTTTCTTTAGCCAAGGGggttttggatgttttttttgctcttctgtTTTGTCTGGCGACATTATTCttgcgccaaaaaaaaattcaaactcTTTTGACACACTGCCAACAGTGGTCGGGAGCCGCCAACTGGTGGTGCGAAGATAAAATAAACCGTGTGGACGCACGCAAGATATATGCTGCAGCATCGATGGAGGCTCTGCTGCCGCAGCAACAGTGGCTTTTGTAATGCGTTTGGCACGAACGGGTGGATCCAAACCGTTCCATAGATTGGGCGATATTTTTATGAACTTTTTGGCGTTCTTGCCTCTGCTCCCGATTTTCTCCCCACTCGGCAATTCTGGTCCCGTGAAGAAAGGGAAGATATAGTAAtcataaaaacggaaaatttcGGCGTTGCGCTGTGGCATTGAAATTATATATCGGTTCCGcattgtggtggtggtggtggtgaatttttatttcttgaagCATTAGTCTCGTTTGTGAATGATAGAATTGTTGGAAATGGTTCAACCATGATGCATAATCATCGCGCGTTGGTATGCTGTAAAtgtgcagagaaaaaaaaagatccatTGCAAATGATCGATGCAACtggctgctgatgttgctgctggaacTGCTGATGGCCTTGCTTTGCCTGGATGACCAGCTTGgtgcaaaaatgtaaattcTGTTACAACGAAATAACATCCCCCCCCGGGGGCATTATGTTTCAATTCATACCGCACTGGAATCGATTGTAGGATTCGTTCGTGAATAATGTGCATCGGTTTTGGCAAGAAATTTCTGGCGCCGTACGCGCTGAATAACAATGTGGCGATGTTTCAATTGCGGGACATAACTTTATCGTATTTCACTGTGTATCGTCATCAGTGAGTATGATTGATCACATAATGGGGGAGATCATTGTAACAATATTTGTACCGTATTTGGAGAGCTGTTTGTTATGCGTGTCTTGTGGTAGGACGGCTACATGGCTTGTTACTAGCATGGCCGCTTTTCACAGTACAGGAGTCCAGCTTCGACTTAATTGGGTCATAAAAAGGGCACATTAACATCCCTGAAGTTGAAACTCTAGCTCATGAGACCTTCATTATTCAAGTAACACTATCAATTCAAAATTgatgatattttattcattttaaagaaatattacaactaAATATAATGCATTGAATGATAGAGATCAAAGTTGCTTCAATTGGATAAGTTCTATTAGAACAAGAATTTGAGGTCTTTGATTTGAGATCGAAATGATggcaaaatgaaatttatggtATGACTCAAAACTTGTTTGATAGCAATAACTCTTGcaataattattcaaaaacaaataaattgcaaAGACGTTAAAATTTTCTGTTCTCTAGATTTTCCTAAAGATCTCCTAAATATTTCGCGTAAGTTGCAAACGATAGTCCATATGGTAAACGgtaaatttaacaaatttgcAAATCACATATCATTAAAAACACTCCAAAttatgaggaaaaaaaagtaaagcgttAGATAAagtggatttaaaaaaaaactgtacagaAACTTGATAAGTCATTTTGAACAATCTACTCGTGAGGGATACAttgataaagttttttttaaaggtaaaCAAGTATGTTGAGGAGTAGGAATCTATAAATTTTTTATGGAAAttggaatggaaaggaaatttaaaatgttgtaaTCTATATTGTTGAAAccaatttgttaaaattggtcgttttttttacataacttTCTCGAATAACATGTGTGTGCGATGAAAATGCTTCATGTAATACTGATTCAAACTCCATTCCACTACAGCACATACTCCAGttcaaatggaaaatattccgGAAATGTCTACAACTTTATCACTCCAAATTCAAAAACACTCCTTAAaacgttttgcattttttttttctaatccaTATCACAATTTGGACTAATATAGCTGTtgcttaaaatttaaaacaaattcaaaatgcACTAGACGATGGAAGAGTTGTAATGATTTaaacaaataagcaaaataACTTTCTTCGAAGAAAATATTATCAggaatttaaaacattctacGGAAATTAGAAAGTAATATGTATACTAGTAAGTTGTTGTATTAAGTAAGTATATTAGTGAGTTCTATGTTATAGTAAAAAATCAATGTTAGCACTGTTAAGACTTGAAACATTGTATTTAAACCACTTTGGTATTCA
This Anopheles marshallii chromosome 3, idAnoMarsDA_429_01, whole genome shotgun sequence DNA region includes the following protein-coding sequences:
- the LOC128713933 gene encoding uncharacterized protein LOC128713933 is translated as MEKLIQVLTILSLVTPLLLARRIQLVNISPEEAQKYITQQSLDLRYAAKLGEHPLGYTRNVQDPALATFYYNGRLIDNPEDYVEEEYEAKQFHGQDGLGRAMFGYSDHNQARLEARNANGEVRGSYQYVNPLGEDVIVQYWSDGLGFHQIDNRPEIRLQPVTETPEVREARLAHMKAWEEAANMARANPDVTSGGADEPYRAVQANTVEEDPEQDEILAAVSNQHQSLIRYPSLPYTDHISPIVVSDALQDEGVVVEALARSVKKRNNEQQDEQTAGSEDEPVSADPKGFFYSFDYPVQLVAESAAKKAARAGFGESPQESVVVETKATNVPKAAPVDDRVSLKAVLSGETLVDAVHDAQVSPKQKLQTERN